Within Enoplosus armatus isolate fEnoArm2 chromosome 1, fEnoArm2.hap1, whole genome shotgun sequence, the genomic segment AAATAAATTCttaaagcaaaaaacattttcaggtgCTTCATTGCTGTTTTAATCAAATGCATGGTATTGGTTCATAGTTTCTCTATAATACATTGAGATTTACTGGGATCAAACATTGTTCAATCTGATAATAAGTTGAAAGTTTCAGTGTAAAGCAGCCCAGAAGTGTTTAGTTTGCTACTGAGGGCTAACCATGGCTGCTGTTTTATAAAAGCTGGTCTAAATTGGTGCAGTTGTGAAGTCTCCTGGTTGATTCAGAACAATGGCAGCCTAGTATGTGTGTTCAGGAACAAGTCCTACTGTTTAGATTTGTGGGTTCTTCCTCCTGTGCTTGCACATTACTGatgaaaacatttggaaatTCTGAATGCGTGGCTAGAATTTACAGATGTAAGCTTTAAATGTGACGAAAAAAAACgattacaaatatttttttagcCTCAGCTTTTAAAGCAGATGAGTTAATGAGTCTAAACTGTCCACACTGGAAGCAGACCACATAGACTCGGCcttgatgtgatgtgtgtgatcCCTGtacacaatgcacacacatggcCTGAATAAACCTTGTCGTAGGGTGTTGAAATGGCATCTCATTGAGTCTTACCAGCAAATTAAAATTTGCATCAAAGCCAAAACCGATATGGAAAGCCACCAgtctgacttttattttttccttttgtgaaaaataaaaatctttatCTCAATTTAGTAGATATCAACTCTACTAACTGCATAGGCAGACCCGCAACAGTTACAGCTACTGTCTGTTACTACACTCACTCCTTTGATTTATTGacagtatgtaaaatataatttgttttcatcatcattgaCTGAATCAGTTCATTTATCTTTTACAACTTAGATTTGTAGTATTGTGATATCAGCACATCTCATTAGCCTGTAGACTACATGCACAGCATGAGTGAATCACTTGACTCTGGCAATGTAATgatggaaaagacagaatagGGTGCAGGTTGAAGTGCACACCCTGTCCAATGTGATTGTGCTGTGTATTGCACTCCCAGTGGGCCTGAGGgtcaaaacacagcagcatttcGCAAAATGTGTTATGTGAAATGTTGTGTGCAACCAGAGGTGGAGACTTACTACAAGGCCAAAAACAGGTGGAGCATATTCTGTAATACAAGAGTAAAGGCACATACAGAGCCAGTTCAGTTGCTCCCGGGACCAGCTTGATGTATTGTACTCTTCAATAAATCTACAAAATACCAGACTGAAGATTAGTAGTGTGTTTATTACGAACCTTGTGGCAGGGGATAGATGCTATCATCCAAATATGATTATGAATCAAAATAGTAGAACAGTTTTGAATCAAAATAGCAGAACATGTATCCCAGTGAGCACTGACACAAAATAGTCAGCATAGTTCATTTATGAAGGTCGTCTGAAGGTCAATTTAATCAAGTATTTTGATAGCTAGCTAATGCCAGTTTGTTTAGCCTATTTTTAGTTAAACTACATGAAAATGGAGAACCTTCTGGAGGATTATGCAACTGATCACAGAGACTGTTGCAGCAACAGGAAGAAATGCTGGAACTACATTGTCAAGAATTTGTTTCTGGTTTCAAGTCTGCTAGCTGTTGCCCTGGGTAAGTTTTAACAAGGCAGTTGAACTATCTAacctagctagcattagctaaaaAAAGATGTTGTTAGTATTAacattagccagctagctaactaTGGAAATGTTAGTCCTGGCTTCTGTGCTGCTGGATTATTCATAGTGTGACCTTTTTTAGTATTTAAACATATctgaataacaaaaacactaattaattaattaattaattactaGTTAGTGAATAAGTATAATCTCAaattatgtattcatttgaaaatacattttaggcAAAGACATAAGCTATTGGTAATTAACTATACTGTCATTTTaactataaaaaaaattaaaacgcTGCATTATGTTGCCAGGGCAACGCATAAAGCCCAGGTGATTTGAACATGGCGGCCGAAGACAGTCTCCCCAATGAATCTGGGTTAACTAGTGTTTCCCGTAGCGCTGCTCACTGTGGTTGGGGTTAGGATTTAGGGGTCGAGTTTTTTAGGGTCAGGTTTAGATTAAAAGAACTAGACTTAGCTACACACAACGGTAGCCGGCTAACTACATTGCTAACAAGCGTTAGCAGAGACAGTTAGCTCAGATCTCTCGCAGCTTCATCTAGTGAACAGTTTGAGTCGTTGCATGTAAATGGCATGACAACAAAGATATCAAGTGATGGATTGTGGTTTACTATTGTGTGACTCCTGTTCGATGTAAGTCTTGGCATTAGCCTACATGTGATATTGTGTTTGAATTGGCCGATGTGGTGTTTGAAAGCCCCGTTTCTCATCAAAGTAAGTCCCCCTCcacaacatgtgtgtttgtcattgatACTTATTACTTGAATGTTTGAGCTGTGTAGAATTGAGTATGTGCAGTTCGACACTAGAaggttgttttcacattcatctgctgaacaGGGACATTTTCTCTGTACTCACCTTAAGTCTGAGTTCATGACATAGTGTACCTACAAGTATGATTTTATGATGTTCCagctagtttggaagccaatcgtGGTCTATATGCAACTTTTGTGAAAACTTTAGGCCTCAAGTACACATATATGTTCAGCAGTTAAACTTAATTAAAATTACGttaatttttttgttgtaattataaTATATCTATGCTATTTTCACACAGGTATTGTTATTGGCATGATTGTCAAGACCTACTTCGTTCTGTCAGACCATGACAAACTCTTCACTGACTTTCCAGGAGAAATACTCACATGGATGCTTCAGATGGTTACGGTTCCACTCATTGTGACAAGTGTGGTAAGAGGTAAGCTAGAGGTGTATTTCTAACTCTGTTAACTGTTTCATCAGGTTGTCTCTCTTATACACGCCCTGTTAGGGCTAACAATagtgtttattgtttttcataCCTCCTAAATCATTTGCAAAGCCTTTTCTTTCTGGTTTTAAAAAACCCATATTGTTTTGCTTGTGGTcacagggactatttctttgttAGACAGTAGTCCCAATGAAGACTGTTGACTTCAAAGTCTGtagattatccagagtaactgGAACACTGTTCTCTGTAGcttccacaaacacacttcctgtcaccTCCATTGTGGCAGCACAAGACTCTGATATCTCAGAATCTCTCAAAAAATAAACGGAGAGTATCTGTGAGAGTAGACACCACTAGGTTTAAGTgggaaaatatgtattttgtgatttgggtgaactgaccatTCAAAGGAGTGATATATGCAAAACCACTGTCCTTTTGCATTATTAAATAATTGTCACATCTATCAGGGCAAAAATATAAGTGCAATAAACAACATAGTTCTTtttaattacattgtttttcatatggttttaacatacatatatatttcaaaCAGGTAGTGAGTATCTGTATATAATTTACATGTCTGACACCAATGTCTCAGTTTGGCAATGACATGTTTAAGTGTAAACAGCATACCTAAGCTAACTGTGTTGTCCTAACTAATCCATTATATTGCAGTGATGTATATATGTACCCATATATGACTTTGCTGGTCCTCTAACCTTTGGCTCATATCGTATGatctatatgtttttttataggAGTTTCTTGTCTGAGTGTTAACACCTCCAGAAAAATTGCTGTGCGCGCGACAGTGTACTTTGTGTCGAcgactctcatgtctgtgacTATAGGTAAGAGAAatataacattatattaaaGTATATTTTGGTTACTTTCACTTTCTTGAGCACATTTCTGCATACAATTACATAATTATTGAACAGATATAACCTGAAACCTCTTTTTATAGCTTGATGttcctttcttgttttattGAAGCGTGTAACTGTCATCAGCAGTCactgtcattttcacattatgtgttattttccatattttatgtatattaATTATCATAAAGGCTAGTACTGAGTTTATGTTTGGTTACAAAAAGCCACAGGGCAACTATAAAACCTAAAGACAAGAAATCTTACTCACAGCAGATCTGACTTGCACTACGTCTTATATTTCCTCATTTCTAATAGACCATTTATTCAACATTTAACAATATTTTATTCAGGGTTTTACAATTGAAATGCAAAAgtaaaaatcacacaaatattttcatttaaaaaaaaaatctaaatcaattGCAACATTTACAGTTGTGCCCCTAATCTTTGGATCAAACTTACCTGGTCAAAAAGGACTCTCTAATAAAGCACCAGTTTGGtaattgttcttttttcttcttgatgtaaAGAACGTTGTGACTTCATTTTGTGAAGCACTATTGACAGCCTATATGGAACAGCTGTATTTATGTCCAACCCTGGATATGTGTTGTAGGATTAATATTGGTACTGATGATCAAGCCTGGGGTTGCTTATACTGTTGAGACAGAAGATGCAGAAATGTTCTTCACTGTGGACGCCTTGTTGGATGTAGTAAGGTGAGAAGAAAGTGACATTATATCTGAGATTAGGAGGTATGATGGCAGATGGTAGTGTTTGACTGtcctttattcattcattcattcattatagaaacatggTGCCAGAGGATCTGATTCAGGCTTGCTTTCAACAGgtatgtttttcattcaggTATGCTTTATATCACAAATTTCCTTGCTTTCCATGAAGGAGATAATGCAATATTTATATGAgcacattattgtttttttcttagtACAAGACTGAGAGGCTGGAGTTTGAAATTCACACAGTCGAGCCAAATTCTAGCCTGGAAACGGTAAATCTTCACTATGAAGattattgttttacatttgcagtGAGAATTGGTAATACATGAAGTTGCTCTGAGACCACTGTTATTAATGAGTTTCCCATCTTGTTACAGAATGCCACTGAAGGGTCACTGGTGGGTCACTATGTTGAAGGAGTTCACATGCTGGGCCCGATTTTCATGTCCTTCATATTTGGACTGATCCTCAAGAGGATGggaaaaagtggaaaaatcCTGGTGGACGTCTTTACCATGGTCAACGAGGCCATAAAATATGTGGTTAACTTGATCTTGTGGTAAAGTGAAACAGCATCATTTTGTATAAAATGTGGAATGAGAGAATTCCACATGtcaatatttgtgtgtgagtgtttataCATGAACACTGATTTAACTTTTCTTGGAGTATTGTCTattgaaaaagcaaaactgTCTTACTGAGAAAACATAGCAGTACTCTCACTCTTCTGCCCTTAGTTAACTTAACATTGCTTGTTCAGGTTTTAGTTTCCAACAACATGTATTCCTAATCGGTATTTGATTAGAGAAACAGAACAGGTTTTTTTTGGAGTAATATTGTAATAGTAATCAGACAACCGTCCCAAATGTGTGATTAGTCATTGAaatatttccttccttttttaatgttctttatCCTCTCCAGCTACTTTCCATTAGGAGTGCTGTTCATGATTGTAAGCCATGTTGTTGAGGTTCACGACTGGGATACTATCTACAAACTTGGAAAGTTCAtggctgtggttgttgttgggtATGTTCACCTTTCCTCATTTAGCACTGGTACCAAAATACtaatttgtttgtgcatttagCAGCACTTTTTGGCGTATTGACTCACGAGGCATATGGGGAcagatacagtgcatccggaaagtattcacagcgcttcactttttccacattttgttatgttacacccttattccaaaatttattcataattcatttttttcctcaaaattctacacacaacaccccataatgacaatgtgaaaaaagtttttttgaaatttttgcaaatttgttaaaaataaaaaactaagaaatcacatgtacataagtattcacagcctttgccatgaagctcaaaattgagctcaggtgcatcctgtttccactgatcatccttgagatgtttctgcagcttaattggagtccacctgtggtaaattcagttgattggacatgatttggaaaggcacacacctgtctatataaggtcccacagttgacagtgcatgtcagagcacaaaccaagcatgaagtcaaaggaattgtctgtagacctctgagacaggattgtctcgaggcacaaatctggggaaggttacagaaaaatttctgctgctttgaaggtcccaatgagcacagtggcctccatcatccgtaagtggaagaagttcggaaccaccaggactcttcctagagctggccggccatctaaactgagtaaccgggggagaagggccttagtcagggaggtgaccaagaacccggtggtcactctgtcagagctccagagttcctctgtggagagaggagaaccttccagaaggacaaccatctctgcagcaatccaccaatcaggcctgtatggtagagtggccacggaagccactccttagtaaaaggcacatagcagcccgcctggagtttgccaaaaggcacctgaaggactctcagaccatgagaaacaaaattctctggtctgatgagacaaagattgaactctttggtgtgaatgccaggcgtcacgtttggaggaaaccaggcaccgctcatcaccaggccaataccatccctacagtgaagcatggtggtggcagcatcatgctgtggggatgtttttcagcggcaggaactgggagactagtcaggatagagggaaagatgaatgcagcaaagtacagagacatcctggatgaaaacctgctccagagcgctcttgacctcagactggggcgacggtttatctttcagcaggacaacgaccctaagcacacagccaagatatcaaaggagtggcttcaggacaactctgtgaatgtccttgagtggcccagccagagcccagacttgaatccgattgaacatctctggagagatctgaaaatggctgtgcaccgacgcttcccatccaacctgatggagcttgagaggtgctgcaaagaggaatgggtgaaactgcccaaagataggtgtgccaagcttgtggcatcatattcaaaaagacttgaggctgtaattgctgccaaaggtgtatcaacaaagtattgagcaaaggctgtgaatacttacgtacatgtgatttctcaggttttttatttttaataaatttgcaaaaatctcaaacttttttcacgttgtcattatggggtgttgtgtgtagaattttgaggaaaaaaatgaatttaatccattttggtataaggctgcaacataacaaaatgtggaaaaagtgaagcgctgtgaatactttccggatgcactgtaagtgTGTCTGATACCAgtcaacaaacatttaaaatactttgCGTGGGTGACAGCAGAAGTTATGGTCGGTATATTCATGTGCAAAGTTATGACATCATCTGCCAACTGTTATTTAAAGTCACAATCCCTGATGTGGATGTAACCCAAAGGGGTGGCCTGCCCACCAAAAATCTAGACACAATTAAAACCTGCTATCACTTCCAAAGTGATTGACAAGTCTTTTAGTGCTGGGATTAACATTAGGCGACATGTATTAAATTATTTCTGATACTGttaaaggcagcagcagca encodes:
- the LOC139287569 gene encoding excitatory amino acid transporter 3-like — its product is MKMENLLEDYATDHRDCCSNRKKCWNYIVKNLFLVSSLLAVALGIVIGMIVKTYFVLSDHDKLFTDFPGEILTWMLQMVTVPLIVTSVVRGVSCLSVNTSRKIAVRATVYFVSTTLMSVTIGLILVLMIKPGVAYTVETEDAEMFFTVDALLDVVRNMVPEDLIQACFQQYKTERLEFEIHTVEPNSSLETNATEGSLVGHYVEGVHMLGPIFMSFIFGLILKRMGKSGKILVDVFTMVNEAIKYVVNLILCYFPLGVLFMIVSHVVEVHDWDTIYKLGKFMAVVVVGLIIHGVIVLPTVYLLWVRRNPWAVIKGVSPALLTAALTSSSSATLPLTRRCCEERNMIDRRISRFMLPIGSNVNMDGTALYDVVAAVFIAQLNNINLDVNRLITLVVTATVSSIGAAGIPVTGALTTLFVLTAISLPAREASILVVVGWLLDHCNTVVNVLGDCIGAALVYQLSKKELEEVEEQDQDRTRTGDSNAEGHVQDEEAHSSSLGSLGTTESFHTTLEM